In the Nothobranchius furzeri strain GRZ-AD chromosome 15, NfurGRZ-RIMD1, whole genome shotgun sequence genome, one interval contains:
- the sdf4 gene encoding 45 kDa calcium-binding protein has translation MAFWRSPWCRNLLPACLFACVLLYVVDVDARPANMSSSKDKPPSTKDENEILPPDHLNGLKMERDGHLNKDFHQEVFLGKDMEEFDEDSEPRRNRKKLIEIFSKVDVNKDRSVSAKEMQQWIMEKTKEHFEEAMMENKNSFRAVDPDGDGFVTWNEYRIKFLASKGFDEKEVSEKMKRNEDLKLDEETQEVLDSLRDRWFQADDPPPDQQLDEEEFLSFLHPEHSKGMLKYMVKEIVRDLDQDNDLKLSLSEFISLPVGTVENQQGQDIDDDWVKERKKEFEEVIDSNHDGIVTMQELEEYMDPMNEHNALNEAKQMIAVADENQNHRLELEEILRYSEYFTGSKLMDYARNVHEEF, from the exons ATGGCGTTTTGGAGAAGTCCGTGGTGCAGAAACCTCCTACCAGCGTGTCTGTTTGCGTGCGTGCTGCTCTACGTCGTGGACGTGGACGCACGACCGGCCAACATGTCTTCCTCCAAAGACAAGCCCCCCTCTACTAAGGACGAGAACGAGATCCTTCCTCCTGATCACCTGAACGGGCTGAAGATGGAGAGGGACGGCCACCTCAACAAGGACTTCCATCAGGAGGTGTTTCTGGGGAAGGACATGGAGGAGTTTGATGAAGACTCAGAGCCGAGGAGGAACAGGAAGAAACTGATAGAAATTTTCTCCAA AGTCGATGTGAACAAGGACAGAAGCGTGAGTGCCAAAGAAATGCAGCAGTGGATTATGGAGAAGACAAAAGAGCACTTTGAGGAGGCCATGATGGAGAACAAGAACAGTTTCCGTGCTGTTGACCCAGACGGGGACG GTTTTGTGACGTGGAACGAATACAGAATCAAATTTCTAGCCAGCAAAGGTTTTGACGAAAAAGAAGTTTCTGAGAAAATGAAGAGGAATGAAGATCTGAAGCTAGACGAGGAGA CTCAGGAGGTGCTGGACAGCCTGAGGGACCGCTGGTTCCAGGCAGATGACCCTCCACCTGACCAGCAGCTGGATGAGGAGGAGTTCTTGTCCTTCCTCCATCCTGAGCACAGCAAAGGCATGCTGAAGTACATGGTGAAGGAAATAGTGAGAGACCTGG ACCAAGACAATGACTTGAAGCTGAGCCTGTCAGAGTTCATCTCGTTACCCGTGGGCACCGTGGAGAACCAGCAGGGTCAGGACATTGACGATGACTGGGTCAAAGAGAGGAAGAAGGAGTTTGAGGAGGTCATCGACTCAAACCACGATGGCATCGTAACCATGCAGGAACTGGAG GAGTACATGGACCCGATGAATGAGCACAACGCTCTGAACGAGGCTAAGCAGATGATCGCCGTGGCCGACGAGAACCAGAACCATCGACTGGAGCTGGAGGAGATTCTCAGATACAGCGAATACTTCACGGGCAGCAAGCTCATGGATTACGCCAGAAACGTGCACGAGGAGTTCTGA